The Tripterygium wilfordii isolate XIE 37 chromosome 4, ASM1340144v1, whole genome shotgun sequence genome has a window encoding:
- the LOC119997512 gene encoding protein REVERSION-TO-ETHYLENE SENSITIVITY1, with protein MPRGRFSMMDLKGSYDIEQMSSVSRIQHEFWPLDEIDPNKSKFPCCIVWTPLPVVSWLAPFIGHVGICREDGVILDFAGSNFVNVDDFAFGAAARYLQLDRNQCCFPPNLSGHTCKQGYMHAEFGTAMTWDDTLRSSVRHFEHRSYNLFTCNCHSFVANCLNRLCYGGSMSWNVINVAALILFKGGRWINFLSIIKSFLPFTVVLCLGLLLVGWPFLIGLFSFSLLLMGWYVLGTYCFKNLLEC; from the exons ATGCCACGTGGAAGATTTTCTATGATGGACCTCAAAGGATCTTATGATATTGAGCAGATGAGTTCTGTGTCAAGAATTCAGCATGAGTTTTGGCCACTAGATGAAATTGATCCAAACAAGTCCAAGTTTCCATGTTGTATAGTTTGGACCCCACTCCCAGTTGTCTCATGGTTGGCTCCTTTTATTGGACATGTTGGCATTTGTCGGGAGGACGGAGTTATTTTAGATTTTGCGGGATCCAACTTTGTGAATGTTGATGATTTTGCATTTGGTGCCGCTGCCAGATATCTTCAACTCGATAGAAACCAG TGTTGCTTCCCTCCGAACCTCTCtgggcacacatgcaaacaagGGTATATGCATGCAGAGTTTGGTACTGCAATGACGTGGGACGACACCCTCCGGTCAAGCGTCCGCCACTTTGAGCACAGAAGCTACAATCTTTTCACCTGCAACTGCCATTCATTTGTTGCCAATTGTCTGAATCGCCTTTGTTATGGTGGATCAATGAGTTGGAACGTGATCAATGTTGCAGCTCTAATTCTTTTCAAGGGTGGTCGTTGGATAAATTTCTTGTCCATCATCAAATCATTCCTCCCATTCACAGTGGTTCTCTGCTTGGGTTTGTTACTGGTTGGCTGGCCGTTCTTAATCGGGCTGTTCTCGTTCTCCCTCCTCCTTATGGGGTGGTATGTCCTGGGTACCTACTGTTTTAAAAACTTGTTAGAGTGCTAG
- the LOC119997511 gene encoding uncharacterized protein LOC119997511 yields MADKPSRALVLYGDGLARFIDPSHAHLHSLASKAACGFLSLPSASPSECEDERIVREFALLLDASVYFNTGEKRMSTVSERFMGMRVAVITDNQLLKSFGAKIGLSVLELKELAENNNAVDVSSELMKLLGFQGGKAMETSQFDLVFMHMGAGEKANYGKGKDFVNDVKDMDALVDNIIHMAQPGSEIGARLHLSVVMSYGSVAEANYLDFSVMGSASGNADLAALFPRQSYTMNGEKPRTDVRNYCPMLIAQRQDAVTRKDMVEAFSFNDFKQHGGNLVIPTDRFMHEIAFKLWKAPKYGA; encoded by the exons ATGGCGGACAAGCCAAGCAGAGCACTGGTGTTGTACGGAGATGGGTTGGCCCGTTTTATCGACCCGTCGCATGCCCATCTCCATTCTCTCGCATCCAAAGCGGCTTGCGGCTTTTTGAGTCTCCCCAGTGCGTCTCCTTCAG AATGCGAGGATGAGAGGATAGTTAGAGAATTTGCGCTACTGCTGGACGCATCTGTCTATTTCAATACG GGTGAGAAACGTATGTCCACCGTATCAGAAAG ATTCATGGGAATGAGAGTCGCTGTGATCACAGACAATCAACTTTTGAAGTCTTTTGGTGCCAAAATTGGCTTATCTGTGTTGGAGTTGAAGGAGTTAGCCGAAAACAATAATGCGGTTGATGTGTCTTCAGAGTTGATGAAACTGCTCGGATTTCAAGGAGGGAAGGCCATGGAGACGAGCCAGTTTGATTTAGTATTCATGCACATGGGGGCTGGAGAAAAGGCAAACTACGGAAAAGGCAAGGATTTTGTCAATGACGTTAAAGACATGGATGCTTTGGTTGATAACATAATCCATATGGCTCAACCTGGATCTGAAATTGGCGCTCGTCTGCACTTGTCTGTTGTAATGAGCTACGGGAGTGTTGCTGAGGCCAATTATCTTGATTTTTCAGTTATGGGTTCTGCCAGTGGTAACGCTGATCTTGCAGCACTCTTTCCCCGACAGAGTTACACAATGAATGGAGAAAAGCCACGGACTGATGTCAG GAATTATTGCCCAATGTTAATTGCTCAGAGGCAGGATGCTGTTACCCGCAAGGATATGGTCGAGGCATTTTCTTTCAATGATTTCAAGCAG CATGGTGGAAATCTTGTAATACCAACTGACAGGTTTATGCATGAGATAGCTTTCAAGCTATGGAAGGCCCCCAAATACGGAGCCTAA